One Tursiops truncatus isolate mTurTru1 chromosome 3, mTurTru1.mat.Y, whole genome shotgun sequence DNA segment encodes these proteins:
- the PLPPR3 gene encoding phospholipid phosphatase-related protein type 3 isoform X1, which yields MTVSWSHPAWLCVEKRKHLQKSKRCLSSGARELAMETRAGKGGQRGEKPGDQDSLPAPGLDGAPRAHPRGPGGEEPANPGPCPPPRETETPETQRLRAREQGARGRRRTRAAPPTRRDKEPPPLAPPLGRRARGLGPGGAPPSPPPLRPRGGGAGFVLAAPQPPSPPAPPTERRRASAASSPPTTACGAPGTMISTKEKNKSPKDSMTLLPCFYFVELPIVASSVVSLYFLELTDLFKPAKVGFQCYDRALSMPYVETSEELIPLLMLLSLAFAAPAASIMVGEGLLYCMQSRLWGRSGGPGGPEGSIHAGGCNFNSFLRRTVRFVGVHVFGLCATALVTDVIQLATGYHAPFFLTVCKPNYTLLGTSCEANPYITQDICSGHDTHAILSARKTFPSQHATLSAFAAVYVSMYFNSVISDATKLLKPILVFSFAIAAGVCGLTQITQYRSHPVDVYAGFLIGAGIAAYLACHAVGNFQAPPAERPAAPAPAKDALRALTQRGHDSVYQQNKSVSTDELGPPGRLEGVPRPVARDKTSLGSLKRASVDVDLLAPRSPMGKENMVTFSHTLPRVSTPSLDDPARRHMTIHVPLDASRSKQLISEWKQKSLEGRGLGLPDEASSAHLRAPAEPMAEEEEEEEDEEEDEDEEGEEGGPAPPSLYPTVQARPGLGPRVILPPRAGPQPLVHIPEEGIQAAAGLSPKSSAAVRAKWLMMAEKSGTVVATASTQPRVANPPRLLQVIAMSKAPGGPGPKAAETASSSSASSDSSQYRSPSDRDSASIVTIDAHAPHHPVVHLSAGNGPWEWKAAAGGGAKGAEGEGGYELGDLARGFRGGPKPPGVSPGSSVGDVDQEEPRFGAVATVNLATGEGLPPLGVADGALGPASRESTLRRKAGGLVLCEREAVEAEAESYYRKMQAARRFKD from the exons ATGACGGTCAGCTGGTCCCACCCCGCATGGCTGTGTGTGGAAAAGAGGAAACACCTGCAAAAGAGCAAGCGCTGCCTAA GCTCGGGCGCCCGGGAGCTCGCCATGGAAACGCGCGCCGGGAAAGGGGGGCAGAGAGGCGAGAAACCCGGAGACCAGGACAGTCTCCCAGCGCCCGGCCTCGATGGGGCTCCCCGGGCCCATCCGAGAGGTCCGGGAGGGGAGGAGCCCGCAAACCCCGGCCCATGCCCGCCCCCGCGGGAGACCGAGACCCCGGAGACCCAGAGACTAAGGGCGCGGGAGCAGGGGGCGCGGGGACGGCGACGGACGCGCGCGGCGCCCCCGACGCGTCGAGACAAAGAGCCCCCGCCCCTAGCGCCGCCTCTAGGCCGCCGGGCGCGGGGTCTCGGGCCGGGcggggcccctccctccccgcctcccctccgCCCCCGCGGGGGAGGGGCCGGCTTTGTGCTAGCCGCGCCGCAGCCCCCGTCGCCGCCAGCTCCGCCCACAGAACGCCGGCGCGCCAG cgcGGCTTCGTCCCCTCCCACCACGGCCTGTGGCGCCCCCGGCACCATGATCTCGACCAAGGAGAAGAATAAAAGCCCGAAGGACAGCATGACGCTTCTGCCCTGCTTCTACTTCGTAGAg CTGCCCATAGTGGCGTCCTCCGTCGTGTCTCTCTACTTCCTGGAGCTGACCGACCTCTTCAAGCCGGCCAAGGTGGGCTTCCAGTGCTACGACCGCGCGCTCTCCATGCCCTACGTGGAGACCAGCGAGGAGCTCATCCCACTACTCATGCTCCTCAGCCTGGCCTTCGCTGCGCCTGCGGCCTCG ATCATGGTGGGCGAGGGCCTGCTGTACTGCATGCAGTCCCGGCTGTGGGGCCGCAGCGGGGGCCCGGGCGGGCCCGAGGGCAGCATCCACGCCGGCGGCTGCAACTTCAACTCCTTCCTTCGGCGGACGGTGCGCTTTGTAG GCGTCCACGTGTtcggcctgtgtgccacagcccTGGTGACCGACGTCATCCAGCTGGCCACGGGCTACCACGCACCCTTCTTCCTGACGGTCTGCAAACCCAACTACACCCTGCTGGGCACATCGTGTGAGGCCAACCCCTACATCACGCAGGACATCTGCTCCGGCCACGACACCCACGCCATCCTGTCTGCACG GAAGACCTTCCCATCCCAGCATGCCACTCTGTCTGCCTTCGCTGCTGTCTACGTGTCG ATGTACTTCAACTCGGTCATCTCGGACGCCACCAAGCTGCTGAAGCCCATTCTGGTGTTCTCCTTTGCCATCGCGGCGGGTGTCTGTGGCCTCACCCAGATCACGCAGTACCGCAGCCACCCCGTGGATGTCTATGCCGGCTTCCTTATTGGTGCTGGCATCGCTGCCTACCTG GCCTGCCACGCTGTGGGCAACTTCCAGGCCCCGCCGGCAGAGAGACCAGCGGCCCCGGCGCCTGCCAAGGATGCGCTGCGGGCGCTGACCCAGCGGGGCCACGACTCGGTGTACCAGCAGAACAAGTCCGTGAGCACCGACGAGCTGGGCCCCCCCGGGCGGCTGGAGGGTGTGCCCCGGCCTGTGGCCCGCGACAAGACCTCACTGGGCAGCCTGAAGCGGGCCAGCGTGGACGTGGACCTGCTGGCCCCACGCAGCCCCATGGGCAAGGAGAACATGGTGACCTTCAGCCACACGCTGCCCCGCGTCAGCACGCCCTCGCTCGATGACCCCGCCCGCCGCCACATGACCATCCACGTGCCTCTGGACGCCTCGCGATCCAAGCAGCTCATCAGCGAGTGGAAGCAGAAGTCGCTGGAGGGCCGCGGCCTGGGGCTGCCGGACGAGGCCAGCTCTGCGCACCTGCGGGCGCCAGCGGAGCCCAtggctgaggaggaagaggaggaggaggacgaggaggaggacgaggacgaggagggggaagaagggggTCCAGCCCCGCCTTCACTGTACCCCACAGTCCAGGCACGGCCGGGGCTCGGGCCGCGGGTCATCCTCCCGCCGCGGGCTGGCCCGCAGCCACTGGTGCACATCCCCGAGGAGGGGATCCAGGCTGCGGCAGGCCTGTCCCCCAAGAGCAGCGCAGCCGTGCGGGCCAAATGGCTCATGATGGCAGAGAAGAGCGGCACCGTGGTGGCCACAGCCTCCACGCAGCCCCGCGTGGCCAACCCGCCACGGCTGCTGCAGGTCATCGCCATGTCCAAGGCCCCAGGCGGGCCGGGCCCCAAGGCGGCCGAGACGGCCTCGTCCTCTAGCGCCAGCTCCGACTCCTCCCAGTACAGGTCGCCGTCAGACCGTGACTCCGCCAGCATCGTCACCATCGACGCCCATGCGCCCCACCACCCTGTGGTCCACCTGTCTGCGGGTAACGGGCCCTGGGAGTGGAAGGCGGCGGCGGGCGGTGGGGCCAAGGGGGCTGAGGGGGAGGGCGGCTATGAGCTGGGGGACCTGGCTCGCGGCTTCCGTGGGGGACCAAAGCCCCCGGGCGTGTCCCCAGGCTCCTCTGTTGGTGACGTGGACCAGGAGGAGCCGCGGTTTGGGGCCGTGGCCACCGTCAACCTGGCCACAGGCGAGGGGCTGCCACCGCTGGGTGTGGCCGACGGGGCCCTGGGGCCGGCCAGCCGAGAGTCGACACTGCGGCGCAAAGCGGGCGGCCTGGTGCTGTGTGAGCGGGAGGCCGTGGAGGCAGAGGCGGAGAGCTACTACCGCAAGATGCAGGCGGCCCGCAGGTTCAAGGACtga
- the PLPPR3 gene encoding phospholipid phosphatase-related protein type 3 isoform X2, protein MTVSWSHPAWLCVEKRKHLQKSKRCLSSGARELAMETRAGKGGQRGEKPGDQDSLPAPGLDGAPRAHPRGPGGEEPANPGPCPPPRETETPETQRLRAREQGARGRRRTRAAPPTRRDKEPPPLAPPLGRRARGLGPGGAPPSPPPLRPRGGGAGFVLAAPQPPSPPAPPTERRRASAASSPPTTACGAPGTMISTKEKNKSPKDSMTLLPCFYFVEVVQDSKGSWRREMNEVLPIVASSVVSLYFLELTDLFKPAKVGFQCYDRALSMPYVETSEELIPLLMLLSLAFAAPAASIMVGEGLLYCMQSRLWGRSGGPGGPEGSIHAGGCNFNSFLRRTVRFVGVHVFGLCATALVTDVIQLATGYHAPFFLTVCKPNYTLLGTSCEANPYITQDICSGHDTHAILSARKTFPSQHATLSAFAAVYVSMYFNSVISDATKLLKPILVFSFAIAAGVCGLTQITQYRSHPVDVYAGFLIGAGIAAYLACHAVGNFQAPPAERPAAPAPAKDALRALTQRGHDSVYQQNKSVSTDELGPPGRLEGVPRPVARDKTSLGSLKRASVDVDLLAPRSPMGKENMVTFSHTLPRVSTPSLDDPARRHMTIHVPLDASRSKQLISEWKQKSLEGRGLGLPDEASSAHLRAPAEPMAEEEEEEEDEEEDEDEEGEEGGPAPPSLYPTVQARPGLGPRVILPPRAGPQPLVHIPEEGIQAAAGLSPKSSAAVRAKWLMMAEKSGTVVATASTQPRVANPPRLLQVIAMSKAPGGPGPKAAETASSSSASSDSSQYRSPSDRDSASIVTIDAHAPHHPVVHLSAGSSVGDVDQEEPRFGAVATVNLATGEGLPPLGVADGALGPASRESTLRRKAGGLVLCEREAVEAEAESYYRKMQAARRFKD, encoded by the exons ATGACGGTCAGCTGGTCCCACCCCGCATGGCTGTGTGTGGAAAAGAGGAAACACCTGCAAAAGAGCAAGCGCTGCCTAA GCTCGGGCGCCCGGGAGCTCGCCATGGAAACGCGCGCCGGGAAAGGGGGGCAGAGAGGCGAGAAACCCGGAGACCAGGACAGTCTCCCAGCGCCCGGCCTCGATGGGGCTCCCCGGGCCCATCCGAGAGGTCCGGGAGGGGAGGAGCCCGCAAACCCCGGCCCATGCCCGCCCCCGCGGGAGACCGAGACCCCGGAGACCCAGAGACTAAGGGCGCGGGAGCAGGGGGCGCGGGGACGGCGACGGACGCGCGCGGCGCCCCCGACGCGTCGAGACAAAGAGCCCCCGCCCCTAGCGCCGCCTCTAGGCCGCCGGGCGCGGGGTCTCGGGCCGGGcggggcccctccctccccgcctcccctccgCCCCCGCGGGGGAGGGGCCGGCTTTGTGCTAGCCGCGCCGCAGCCCCCGTCGCCGCCAGCTCCGCCCACAGAACGCCGGCGCGCCAG cgcGGCTTCGTCCCCTCCCACCACGGCCTGTGGCGCCCCCGGCACCATGATCTCGACCAAGGAGAAGAATAAAAGCCCGAAGGACAGCATGACGCTTCTGCCCTGCTTCTACTTCGTAGAg GTTGTTCAAGACAGCAAGGGTAGCTGGAGGAGAGAGATGAATGAAGTg CTGCCCATAGTGGCGTCCTCCGTCGTGTCTCTCTACTTCCTGGAGCTGACCGACCTCTTCAAGCCGGCCAAGGTGGGCTTCCAGTGCTACGACCGCGCGCTCTCCATGCCCTACGTGGAGACCAGCGAGGAGCTCATCCCACTACTCATGCTCCTCAGCCTGGCCTTCGCTGCGCCTGCGGCCTCG ATCATGGTGGGCGAGGGCCTGCTGTACTGCATGCAGTCCCGGCTGTGGGGCCGCAGCGGGGGCCCGGGCGGGCCCGAGGGCAGCATCCACGCCGGCGGCTGCAACTTCAACTCCTTCCTTCGGCGGACGGTGCGCTTTGTAG GCGTCCACGTGTtcggcctgtgtgccacagcccTGGTGACCGACGTCATCCAGCTGGCCACGGGCTACCACGCACCCTTCTTCCTGACGGTCTGCAAACCCAACTACACCCTGCTGGGCACATCGTGTGAGGCCAACCCCTACATCACGCAGGACATCTGCTCCGGCCACGACACCCACGCCATCCTGTCTGCACG GAAGACCTTCCCATCCCAGCATGCCACTCTGTCTGCCTTCGCTGCTGTCTACGTGTCG ATGTACTTCAACTCGGTCATCTCGGACGCCACCAAGCTGCTGAAGCCCATTCTGGTGTTCTCCTTTGCCATCGCGGCGGGTGTCTGTGGCCTCACCCAGATCACGCAGTACCGCAGCCACCCCGTGGATGTCTATGCCGGCTTCCTTATTGGTGCTGGCATCGCTGCCTACCTG GCCTGCCACGCTGTGGGCAACTTCCAGGCCCCGCCGGCAGAGAGACCAGCGGCCCCGGCGCCTGCCAAGGATGCGCTGCGGGCGCTGACCCAGCGGGGCCACGACTCGGTGTACCAGCAGAACAAGTCCGTGAGCACCGACGAGCTGGGCCCCCCCGGGCGGCTGGAGGGTGTGCCCCGGCCTGTGGCCCGCGACAAGACCTCACTGGGCAGCCTGAAGCGGGCCAGCGTGGACGTGGACCTGCTGGCCCCACGCAGCCCCATGGGCAAGGAGAACATGGTGACCTTCAGCCACACGCTGCCCCGCGTCAGCACGCCCTCGCTCGATGACCCCGCCCGCCGCCACATGACCATCCACGTGCCTCTGGACGCCTCGCGATCCAAGCAGCTCATCAGCGAGTGGAAGCAGAAGTCGCTGGAGGGCCGCGGCCTGGGGCTGCCGGACGAGGCCAGCTCTGCGCACCTGCGGGCGCCAGCGGAGCCCAtggctgaggaggaagaggaggaggaggacgaggaggaggacgaggacgaggagggggaagaagggggTCCAGCCCCGCCTTCACTGTACCCCACAGTCCAGGCACGGCCGGGGCTCGGGCCGCGGGTCATCCTCCCGCCGCGGGCTGGCCCGCAGCCACTGGTGCACATCCCCGAGGAGGGGATCCAGGCTGCGGCAGGCCTGTCCCCCAAGAGCAGCGCAGCCGTGCGGGCCAAATGGCTCATGATGGCAGAGAAGAGCGGCACCGTGGTGGCCACAGCCTCCACGCAGCCCCGCGTGGCCAACCCGCCACGGCTGCTGCAGGTCATCGCCATGTCCAAGGCCCCAGGCGGGCCGGGCCCCAAGGCGGCCGAGACGGCCTCGTCCTCTAGCGCCAGCTCCGACTCCTCCCAGTACAGGTCGCCGTCAGACCGTGACTCCGCCAGCATCGTCACCATCGACGCCCATGCGCCCCACCACCCTGTGGTCCACCTGTCTGCGG GCTCCTCTGTTGGTGACGTGGACCAGGAGGAGCCGCGGTTTGGGGCCGTGGCCACCGTCAACCTGGCCACAGGCGAGGGGCTGCCACCGCTGGGTGTGGCCGACGGGGCCCTGGGGCCGGCCAGCCGAGAGTCGACACTGCGGCGCAAAGCGGGCGGCCTGGTGCTGTGTGAGCGGGAGGCCGTGGAGGCAGAGGCGGAGAGCTACTACCGCAAGATGCAGGCGGCCCGCAGGTTCAAGGACtga